The nucleotide window CATCGACCCGAAGAAGATCGCGCCGAAGGCGCGCGTCTACTGATGGAGACCGCGCACCGGCACGGCCCTCGAGGCCCTGCCGGTGCGCCTGGAGCCTTGCGGACATGACGGCGACAGCCACGCTCCTTGACACGACCTCTCCCTTCGGGACCTACCGGACCCGGGGACTGGCGCGTTTCGCGTGGCGGCTCGCCGACTGGCACGATCTCGCTCCGGCCCTGCGCAAGAAGCTTCGGGCGGTCGTCGCCCGCCTCTTCGCCGGACCGTTCGATACCGAGGTCGAGGGGCTGCGTTTCCGGCTCTATCCCGGCTCCAACTACGACGATCGCAAGATCCTGGCGCATCAGCGCCTGCCCGAGCGGGCAGAGCGGCGCTTCCTCGCCGCCCACCTGCGCCAGGGCACGGTCTTCGTCGACGTCGGCGCCAATGTCGGCAGCTACAGCCTTGCCGCCGCGCGTTGCGGCGCCACTGTTCTGGCGGTGGAGGCCAATCCCGATACGGCAGGACGCCTTGCGTTCAACATCGCCGCGAACGGGTTGGCGGACATCGATGTGGCGACGGTGGCAGTCGGGGAAAGCTGCGGCACCATGGATCTGTGGAGCGAGCCGAGCAATTGCGGTTTCGCGACCCTGGTACCGGAACTGACGGAAGAGTGGCAGGGGGACTGGCGTGCGCGCCAGGTCCGCGTGCAGCCGCTGGCGGAGATCCTGGCGGGCTACGGCGTGACGCGCGTCGACGTTCTGAAGGTCGATGTCGAGGGATACGAGGACCGGGTCCTGCTGCCCTATATCAGGGCAACGGACCCGA belongs to Stappia indica and includes:
- a CDS encoding FkbM family methyltransferase, which codes for MTATATLLDTTSPFGTYRTRGLARFAWRLADWHDLAPALRKKLRAVVARLFAGPFDTEVEGLRFRLYPGSNYDDRKILAHQRLPERAERRFLAAHLRQGTVFVDVGANVGSYSLAAARCGATVLAVEANPDTAGRLAFNIAANGLADIDVATVAVGESCGTMDLWSEPSNCGFATLVPELTEEWQGDWRARQVRVQPLAEILAGYGVTRVDVLKVDVEGYEDRVLLPYIRATDPSGHPGAILLETNCREHWQEDCLAVLATFGYLAEGETEDNVLLRRFA